Proteins co-encoded in one Lentisphaera araneosa HTCC2155 genomic window:
- the queA gene encoding tRNA preQ1(34) S-adenosylmethionine ribosyltransferase-isomerase QueA: MSTQLSDYNFNLPEELIAQRPPAQRQQSRMMVIDRQKSSREIVPFENFPSFLKPGDLIVRNNTKVIPARLFGTKKDSGGKVQALLCEERKTGLWQAMLKPGRRLRAGTEVLIENSATEYFTVTEKLADGTYLIQFSNPDVLHILDQFGHIPLPPYMNREDDAEDRKRYQTVFADQPGAVAAPTAGLHFTDEVFAECAKNGADFADVTLHTGIGTFQPVSCEDLSEHQMHSEFYELNSVTAEKIRQAKKNGGRIIAIGTTSVRTLETCADPKNFISSGQGKTQIFLYPPKQPQVTDCLLTNFHLPKSTLLMLISTFFPREEVLKAYEQAIEEKMRFFSYGDCMLIV, translated from the coding sequence ATGAGTACCCAGCTCAGCGACTACAACTTCAATTTACCAGAGGAACTCATTGCTCAGCGCCCTCCTGCGCAACGCCAACAATCTCGAATGATGGTCATTGATAGACAAAAATCGTCAAGAGAAATTGTTCCCTTTGAAAACTTTCCCAGTTTTTTAAAGCCAGGCGACCTTATCGTTCGCAATAACACCAAAGTTATTCCAGCTCGTCTCTTCGGCACCAAAAAAGACTCTGGCGGAAAAGTTCAAGCTCTACTTTGCGAAGAGCGCAAAACAGGTCTATGGCAAGCTATGCTTAAGCCAGGTCGTCGTTTACGTGCTGGAACTGAAGTGCTCATAGAAAACTCGGCAACTGAATACTTTACTGTCACAGAAAAACTCGCAGATGGCACCTATCTAATCCAATTCTCCAATCCTGACGTACTTCATATTCTCGACCAGTTTGGCCATATTCCTCTACCACCCTATATGAATAGAGAGGACGACGCCGAAGATCGTAAGCGTTATCAAACTGTATTCGCAGATCAACCAGGAGCAGTCGCAGCTCCTACCGCTGGACTTCACTTCACTGATGAAGTTTTTGCGGAATGCGCAAAAAACGGAGCTGATTTTGCCGATGTTACACTACATACTGGCATTGGAACATTTCAGCCTGTGTCATGTGAAGATTTATCTGAGCACCAGATGCACAGTGAATTTTACGAGTTAAACTCTGTCACAGCTGAAAAAATCCGCCAAGCGAAAAAGAATGGTGGACGCATTATTGCTATCGGTACCACTTCAGTAAGAACTCTTGAGACTTGTGCAGATCCAAAAAACTTTATCAGCTCAGGCCAAGGAAAAACTCAGATTTTTCTCTACCCGCCCAAACAACCACAGGTCACTGACTGCCTTTTAACTAATTTCCACTTACCAAAATCAACACTACTCATGCTCATATCGACTTTTTTCCCAAGAGAGGAAGTCCTAAAAGCCTACGAACAGGCGATTGAAGAAAAAATGCGCTTCTTTAGTTACGGCGACTGCATGCTCATTGTTTGA